A region from the Sphaerodactylus townsendi isolate TG3544 linkage group LG01, MPM_Stown_v2.3, whole genome shotgun sequence genome encodes:
- the SCAMP3 gene encoding secretory carrier-associated membrane protein 3, producing MARNGGGNPFEGDPGNPFQDPAVTQHRPSSEYATLDVYNPFENPGQREPPPYESRPSVPPAPPLPAPQLPKKTSPTEPRNYGSYGTQPETGTTFTPCLSASAGICSAAAGSHRLEESSWLSLRELLEGLSRY from the exons ATGGCCCGGAACGGCGGGGGAAACCCCTTCGAGGGGGACCCGGGGAATCCCTTCCAG GACCCAGCCGTCACCCAGCACAGACCAAGCTCCGAATACGCCACCTTGGATGTCTACAATCCCTTTGAAAACCCGGGG CAGCGTGAGCCCCCTCCGTATGAATCCCGGCCTTCGGTTCCACCTGCCCCGCCACTTCCAGCCCCACAACTCCCCAAGAAGACAAGCCCCACAGAACCCAGGAATTATGGCTCCTATGGAACTCAG CCAGAGACAGGCACCACCTTCACGCCTTGTCTGTCAGCTTCTGCAGGCATCTGCTCGGCAGCCGCTGGAAGCCACCGGCTGGAAGAGAGCAGCTGGCTCAGCCTCCGGGAGCTCTTGGAAGGGCTGAGCCGCTATTAg